One stretch of Streptomyces sp. R21 DNA includes these proteins:
- a CDS encoding HAD family hydrolase, giving the protein MSSPAPFPFRLVATDLDGTLLRSDETVSERTREALAAVTAAGAAHIVVTGRAVPWTRHILDDLGYEGLAVCGQGAQVYDAGEHRLLTSVTLDRQLAGMALAKIEAEIGPLLLAASRDGLDGEVLVGPGYQTLEGALPVVPIRDAADLWAAPLNKIYVQHPTLSDDELAAVATEVAGGLVGVTMAGAGIVELLPLGLTKATGLSLAARRLGAKAVDTIAFGDMPNDIPMFAWAARGVAMAGAHDELKAVADEVTSSNDEDGIAVVLERLLG; this is encoded by the coding sequence GTGAGCAGCCCCGCTCCCTTCCCCTTCAGGCTCGTCGCGACCGACCTCGACGGAACGCTGCTGCGCTCCGACGAGACGGTCTCGGAGCGCACGCGTGAGGCACTCGCCGCGGTCACCGCGGCGGGCGCCGCGCACATCGTCGTCACCGGGCGCGCGGTGCCCTGGACCCGGCACATCCTCGACGACCTCGGCTACGAGGGCCTCGCGGTCTGCGGCCAGGGCGCGCAGGTGTACGACGCGGGGGAGCACCGGCTGCTCACGTCGGTGACTCTGGACCGGCAGCTGGCCGGTATGGCGCTCGCCAAGATCGAGGCGGAGATCGGCCCGTTGCTGCTGGCGGCGAGCCGTGACGGGCTCGACGGCGAGGTGCTGGTCGGACCCGGCTACCAGACGCTGGAAGGGGCGCTCCCGGTCGTGCCGATCAGGGACGCGGCGGACCTGTGGGCGGCCCCCCTGAACAAGATCTACGTGCAGCACCCGACGCTCTCCGACGACGAGCTGGCCGCGGTGGCCACGGAGGTCGCGGGCGGCCTGGTCGGCGTCACGATGGCGGGCGCCGGCATAGTGGAACTCCTCCCCCTCGGCCTCACCAAGGCGACGGGACTGTCCCTGGCGGCCCGCCGCCTCGGCGCGAAGGCCGTGGACACCATCGCCTTCGGCGACATGCCCAACGACATCCCGATGTTCGCCTGGGCGGCGCGCGGGGTGGCGATGGCGGGCGCCCACGACGAGCTCAAGGCGGTCGCGGACGAGGTGACGTCCTCGAACGACGAGGACGGCATCGCGGTGGTGCTGGAGCGGTTGCTGGGCTGA
- the pheA gene encoding prephenate dehydratase: MPASYAYLGPEGTFTEVALRTLPEAATRELVPMVSVPAALDAVRSGEAEAAFVPIENSVEGGITTTLDELVAGTPLMIYREVLLSITFALLVRPGTKLSEIKTVTAHPAAQPQVRNWMKTNLPDVMWESAASNADGARLVQEGRYDAAFAGEFAAARYGLVPLETGIHDAENAQTRFVLVGRPARPAAPTGADKTSIVLWQRDDHPGGLRDLLGEFATRGVNMMLLQSRPTGAGIGNYCFCIDAEGHISDRRMAETLMGLKRICLQVRFLGSYPRADIGVEDVRAALPGTSDDEFGAAADWVARCQDGRF; the protein is encoded by the coding sequence ATGCCCGCCAGTTACGCGTATCTCGGTCCCGAAGGCACCTTCACCGAAGTCGCCCTGCGCACGCTTCCGGAGGCTGCCACCCGGGAGCTGGTCCCGATGGTGTCGGTGCCCGCCGCACTCGACGCCGTCCGCAGCGGCGAGGCCGAGGCCGCGTTCGTACCGATCGAGAACTCGGTGGAGGGCGGCATCACCACCACCCTCGACGAGCTGGTGGCCGGCACACCGCTGATGATCTACCGCGAGGTGCTCCTCTCGATCACCTTCGCGCTGCTGGTCAGGCCCGGCACGAAGCTGTCGGAGATCAAGACGGTGACCGCGCACCCCGCCGCGCAGCCGCAGGTGCGCAACTGGATGAAGACGAACCTCCCGGACGTGATGTGGGAGTCCGCCGCCTCGAACGCGGACGGCGCACGCCTGGTCCAGGAGGGCCGGTACGACGCCGCCTTCGCGGGTGAGTTCGCGGCGGCGCGCTACGGCCTGGTGCCGCTGGAGACCGGGATCCACGACGCGGAGAACGCGCAGACGCGGTTCGTACTGGTCGGCAGGCCGGCCCGGCCCGCGGCGCCGACAGGTGCGGACAAGACGTCCATCGTCCTCTGGCAGCGCGACGACCACCCCGGCGGGCTGCGCGACCTGCTGGGCGAGTTCGCCACCCGGGGCGTCAACATGATGCTGCTCCAGTCCCGCCCGACCGGCGCGGGCATCGGCAACTACTGCTTCTGCATCGACGCCGAGGGCCACATCTCCGACCGGCGGATGGCCGAGACCCTCATGGGGCTGAAGCGGATCTGCCTCCAGGTGCGGTTCCTCGGGTCGTACCCGCGTGCGGACATCGGGGTCGAGGACGTCAGGGCCGCGCTGCCGGGCACGTCCGACGACGAGTTCGGGGCGGCTGCGGACTGGGTGGCACGCTGCCAGGACGGCCGCTTCTAG
- a CDS encoding ABC transporter permease, whose amino-acid sequence MAVEQPLTQRGDQTRIHNIGYRNYDGPRLGRAYARRSLYSQSLRGSYGLGRSVKSKVLPMLLFVVMCVPAAIMVAVAVATKAKDLPLDYTRYAVVMQAVISLYVASQGPQSVSRDLRFKTVPLYFSRPIETADYVRAKYAALASALFVLTAAPLLVLYVGALLAKLDFADQTKGFAQGLVSVALLSLLFAGIGLVISAVTPRRGFGIAAVIAVLTISYGAVSTLQAIADSQNSTTAIPWIGLFSPITLIDGVQSAFLGATSAFPGAEGPSSAQGAVFLVVVLGLIAGCYGLLMRRYRKVGL is encoded by the coding sequence ATGGCGGTTGAGCAGCCCCTCACCCAGCGCGGTGACCAGACCCGCATCCACAACATCGGCTACCGCAACTACGACGGCCCCCGCCTCGGCCGCGCCTACGCCCGCCGATCGCTGTACTCGCAGTCCCTGCGCGGCTCCTACGGCCTCGGCCGCTCGGTCAAGTCCAAGGTGCTGCCGATGCTGCTCTTCGTGGTGATGTGCGTGCCCGCGGCCATCATGGTCGCGGTCGCCGTCGCCACCAAGGCCAAGGACCTCCCCCTGGACTACACGCGCTACGCCGTGGTGATGCAGGCCGTCATCAGCCTCTACGTCGCCTCCCAGGGACCCCAGTCCGTCTCGCGGGACCTGCGCTTCAAGACCGTGCCGCTGTACTTCTCACGCCCCATCGAAACCGCCGACTACGTACGCGCCAAGTACGCGGCCCTCGCCTCGGCGCTGTTCGTCCTCACCGCCGCGCCGCTGCTCGTGCTCTACGTAGGGGCCCTGCTGGCCAAGCTCGACTTCGCCGACCAGACGAAGGGATTCGCCCAGGGGCTGGTCTCCGTGGCACTGCTCTCGCTGCTCTTCGCCGGCATCGGCCTGGTCATCTCGGCGGTCACACCCCGCCGCGGCTTCGGCATCGCGGCCGTCATCGCCGTCCTGACCATCTCCTACGGCGCCGTCTCCACCCTCCAGGCCATCGCCGACTCGCAGAACAGCACCACCGCGATCCCCTGGATCGGCCTGTTCTCGCCCATCACGCTCATCGACGGGGTGCAGTCCGCCTTCCTCGGCGCGACCTCCGCCTTCCCCGGAGCGGAAGGCCCCTCGTCCGCACAGGGCGCCGTCTTCCTCGTCGTCGTCCTGGGGCTCATCGCCGGCTGCTACGGCCTGCTGATGCGCCGCTACCGAAAGGTCGGACTGTGA
- a CDS encoding ABC transporter ATP-binding protein — translation MTTLNIDHVSRWFGNVVAVNDVTMTIGPGVTGLLGPNGAGKSTLINMMGGFLAPSTGSVTLDGQPTWRNEQIYKHIGIVPEREAMYDFLTGREFVVANAELHGLGEKAAQRALATVEMEYAQDRKISTYSKGMRQRVKMASALVHDPSLLLLDEPFNGMDPRQRMQLMDLLRRMGDDGRTVLFSSHILEEVEQLAAHIEVIVAGRHAASGDFRRIRRLMTDRPHRYLVRSSDDRALAAALIADPSTSGIEVDLAEGALRIQAVDFGRFTVLLPRVAKDHGIRLLTVSPSDESLESVFSYLVAA, via the coding sequence GTGACCACGCTGAACATCGACCACGTCTCCCGCTGGTTCGGCAACGTGGTGGCCGTCAACGACGTCACCATGACGATCGGCCCGGGCGTCACCGGCCTCCTCGGCCCGAACGGCGCCGGGAAGTCCACCCTCATCAACATGATGGGCGGCTTCCTCGCCCCCTCCACGGGTTCCGTCACGCTCGACGGCCAGCCGACCTGGCGCAACGAACAGATCTACAAGCACATCGGCATCGTCCCCGAACGCGAGGCGATGTACGACTTCCTCACCGGCCGCGAATTCGTCGTCGCCAACGCCGAGTTGCACGGCCTCGGCGAGAAGGCCGCCCAAAGGGCGCTCGCCACGGTCGAGATGGAGTACGCGCAGGACCGCAAGATCTCCACGTACTCCAAGGGCATGCGCCAGCGCGTGAAGATGGCGTCCGCGCTCGTCCACGACCCGTCGCTGCTGCTGCTCGACGAGCCCTTCAACGGCATGGACCCACGCCAGCGCATGCAGCTCATGGACCTGCTGCGGCGCATGGGCGACGACGGCCGCACCGTGCTGTTCTCGTCCCACATCCTCGAAGAGGTCGAGCAGCTCGCCGCCCACATCGAGGTGATCGTCGCCGGACGGCACGCGGCGAGCGGCGACTTCCGGCGCATCCGCCGCCTGATGACCGACCGCCCGCACCGCTACCTGGTGCGCTCCAGCGACGACCGCGCCCTGGCCGCCGCACTGATCGCCGACCCGTCGACGTCCGGCATCGAAGTCGACCTGGCGGAGGGCGCCCTGCGCATCCAGGCGGTCGACTTCGGCCGCTTCACGGTCCTGCTGCCCCGGGTGGCGAAGGACCACGGCATCCGGCTGCTCACGGTCTCGCCGTCCGACGAGTCCCTCGAGTCCGTGTTCTCTTATCTGGTCGCGGCGTAG
- the serS gene encoding serine--tRNA ligase, producing the protein MIDLRLLREDPDRVRASQRARGEDVALVDSLLSADERRRSSGVRFDELRSEQKALGKLIPKASGDEKAELLKKAGQLAADVKAADAEQHEADEETKRLLLQLGNLVHPDVPVGGEEDFVVLETHGTIRDFGAEGFEPKDHLEIGEALGAIDVERGAKVSGSRFYYLTGVGALLELALVNAAIAQATEAGFTPMLTPALVRPRAMEGTGFLGQAAENVYHLEKDDYYLVGTSEVPLAAYHMDEILDADKLPMRYAGFSPCFRREAGTYGKDTRGIFRVHQFDKVEMFSYVHPDDAENEHQRLLDWEKQWLTGLELPFQVIDVATGDLGASASRKFDCEAWIPTQGKYRELTSASNCDGFQARRLSVRMRDGKKVQPLATLNGTLCAVPRTIVAILENHQLADGSVRVPEVLRPYLGGREILEPVSK; encoded by the coding sequence GTGATTGACCTTCGCCTGCTCCGTGAGGACCCCGACCGTGTTCGCGCCTCCCAGCGCGCCCGTGGAGAGGACGTCGCGCTCGTCGACTCCCTCCTCTCCGCCGACGAGCGGCGCAGGTCGTCCGGCGTCCGCTTCGACGAGCTCCGTTCCGAGCAGAAGGCGCTCGGCAAGCTGATCCCCAAGGCCTCGGGTGACGAGAAGGCCGAGCTGCTGAAGAAGGCCGGCCAGTTGGCCGCCGACGTCAAGGCCGCCGACGCCGAACAGCACGAGGCCGACGAGGAGACCAAGCGCCTCCTTCTCCAGCTCGGCAACCTCGTGCACCCCGACGTCCCGGTCGGCGGCGAGGAGGACTTCGTCGTCCTGGAGACGCACGGCACCATCCGCGACTTCGGCGCCGAGGGCTTCGAGCCCAAGGACCACCTGGAGATCGGCGAGGCGCTCGGCGCCATCGACGTCGAGCGCGGCGCCAAGGTGTCGGGCTCGCGCTTCTACTACCTGACGGGTGTCGGCGCGCTGCTTGAGCTCGCCCTCGTCAACGCGGCGATCGCGCAGGCCACCGAGGCCGGCTTCACCCCGATGCTGACCCCGGCGCTGGTCCGCCCGCGCGCCATGGAGGGCACCGGCTTCCTCGGCCAGGCCGCGGAGAACGTGTACCACCTGGAGAAGGACGACTACTACCTGGTCGGCACCTCCGAGGTTCCCCTCGCGGCGTACCACATGGACGAGATCCTCGACGCCGACAAGCTTCCGATGCGCTACGCCGGCTTCTCGCCGTGCTTCCGCCGCGAGGCCGGCACGTACGGCAAGGACACCCGCGGCATCTTCCGGGTGCACCAGTTCGACAAGGTCGAGATGTTCTCGTACGTCCACCCGGACGACGCCGAGAACGAGCACCAGCGGCTCCTGGACTGGGAGAAGCAGTGGCTGACCGGTCTTGAGCTGCCCTTCCAGGTCATCGACGTGGCGACGGGCGACCTCGGCGCGTCCGCGTCCCGCAAGTTCGACTGCGAGGCGTGGATTCCCACCCAGGGCAAGTACCGCGAGCTGACGTCGGCCTCGAACTGCGACGGCTTCCAGGCCCGCCGCCTGTCGGTCCGCATGCGCGACGGCAAGAAGGTCCAGCCGCTCGCGACGCTCAACGGCACGCTGTGCGCCGTACCGCGCACGATCGTCGCGATCCTGGAGAACCACCAGCTCGCCGACGGCTCCGTGCGGGTGCCGGAAGTGCTGCGGCCGTACCTCGGGGGACGAGAGATCCTGGAGCCCGTGTCCAAGTGA
- a CDS encoding M24 family metallopeptidase: MTTAVAGELSTELRGFREVQRLAYECAEAVAAQLKPGVTEREAARMQRAWLRERGVRDWFHLPFAWFGDRTAFVNFRIPLQFFPTDRRLEPGMPFILDMAPVYRGYTADIGYSGSLGINPVQDKLLADLEAHRELLLREVRERRPLREIYEDVDRLMVRQGYANRHRAYPFGVIAHKVDRVKERSWSPHLFGFGAQSLKGLASDALHGHRDGWSPLWSPYKFSDHPPRPGLWAVEPHLGFRGTGAKFEELLVVTDSRDPEQSAFWLDDDLPHVRRWAEDK, from the coding sequence ATGACTACTGCTGTGGCAGGTGAACTCTCCACGGAGCTGCGGGGGTTCCGGGAAGTGCAGCGCCTCGCGTACGAATGCGCGGAGGCCGTCGCGGCGCAGCTGAAGCCCGGCGTGACCGAGCGGGAGGCGGCGCGCATGCAGCGCGCCTGGCTGCGCGAGCGCGGGGTGCGGGACTGGTTCCATCTGCCCTTCGCCTGGTTCGGCGACCGCACGGCGTTCGTGAACTTCCGGATACCGCTGCAGTTCTTCCCCACCGACCGGCGGCTGGAGCCGGGGATGCCGTTCATCCTCGACATGGCCCCGGTCTACAGGGGATACACCGCGGACATCGGCTACTCCGGCTCGCTGGGGATCAACCCCGTGCAGGACAAGCTGCTCGCCGATCTGGAGGCGCACCGCGAGCTGCTCCTGCGCGAGGTGCGCGAGCGCCGCCCGCTGCGGGAGATCTACGAGGACGTGGACCGGCTCATGGTCCGCCAGGGCTATGCGAACCGGCATCGCGCGTATCCCTTCGGCGTGATCGCCCACAAGGTCGACCGGGTCAAGGAGCGTTCCTGGTCGCCGCATCTGTTCGGGTTCGGCGCGCAGTCCCTCAAGGGGCTGGCGAGCGACGCGCTCCACGGGCACCGCGACGGCTGGTCGCCGCTGTGGTCGCCGTACAAGTTCTCCGACCACCCGCCCCGGCCGGGGCTGTGGGCGGTCGAGCCGCATCTCGGATTCCGGGGTACGGGCGCGAAGTTCGAGGAGCTCCTGGTCGTCACCGACTCCAGGGACCCCGAGCAGAGCGCGTTCTGGCTGGACGACGATCTGCCGCATGTGCGGCGCTGGGCGGAGGACAAGTGA
- a CDS encoding ABC transporter ATP-binding protein, whose product MIATESLSKRFPRVTALDRLSVDVGPGVTGLVGANGAGKSTLIKILLGLSPATEGRAEVLGLDVATKGGEIRERVGYMPEHDCLPPDVSATEFVVHMARMSGLPPAAARERTADTLRHVGLYEERYRPIGGYSTGMKQRVKLAQALVHDPQLVFLDEPTNGLDPVGRDEMLGLIRRIHTDFGISVLVTSHLLGELERTCDHVVVVDGGKLLRSSSTTDFTQTTTTLAVEVTDTDEHPDGTRAVREVLHQRGIETHDGSGLPGAGHILLLTAEGEETYDLVRDIVADLGIGLVRMEQRRHHIAEVFAESDAQRQQDEQRKEAVGHGG is encoded by the coding sequence GTGATCGCGACCGAAAGCCTGAGCAAGCGGTTCCCGAGGGTGACCGCTCTTGACCGGCTCTCCGTGGACGTCGGGCCCGGTGTGACCGGACTCGTCGGAGCCAATGGAGCCGGCAAGTCCACACTGATCAAGATCCTGCTGGGTCTGTCCCCCGCCACCGAGGGCCGCGCCGAAGTGCTCGGCCTCGACGTCGCCACCAAGGGCGGCGAGATCCGCGAGCGGGTCGGGTACATGCCGGAGCACGACTGTCTGCCGCCCGACGTGTCGGCCACCGAGTTCGTCGTGCACATGGCGCGCATGTCCGGGCTCCCCCCGGCCGCCGCCCGTGAGCGCACCGCGGACACGCTGCGCCACGTCGGCCTGTACGAGGAGCGCTACCGCCCCATCGGCGGCTACTCGACGGGCATGAAGCAGCGCGTGAAGCTCGCGCAGGCCCTCGTCCACGACCCCCAGCTGGTCTTCCTCGACGAGCCGACCAACGGCCTCGACCCGGTCGGCCGCGACGAGATGCTCGGCCTGATCCGCCGCATCCACACGGACTTCGGCATCTCGGTCCTGGTCACCTCCCATCTCCTCGGCGAGCTGGAACGCACCTGCGACCATGTCGTGGTCGTCGACGGCGGCAAGCTCCTGCGCTCCAGCTCCACCACGGACTTCACACAGACCACCACAACCCTCGCCGTCGAGGTCACCGACACCGACGAGCACCCGGACGGCACCCGCGCGGTGCGCGAGGTGCTGCACCAGCGCGGGATCGAGACGCACGACGGCAGCGGCCTGCCGGGCGCCGGCCACATCCTGCTGCTGACCGCGGAGGGCGAGGAGACATACGACCTCGTCCGCGACATCGTCGCCGACCTCGGCATCGGACTGGTCCGGATGGAACAGCGCAGGCACCACATCGCGGAGGTCTTCGCCGAGAGCGACGCACAACGACAGCAGGACGAGCAGCGGAAGGAGGCGGTCGGCCATGGCGGTTGA
- a CDS encoding ABC transporter permease, with protein MYDPTVARLTYRALLGRRRALILSALPVLLIVIASVVRLLTGADDQVASDVLGGFAIATMVPIIGVIAGTGAIGPEIDDGSVVYLLAKPLKRPTIIFTKLIVAVAVTMAFSAVPTFIAGMILNGNGQQIAVAYTVAALVASIAYAAMFLLLGTVTRHAVVLGLVYALVWEALFGSLVSGARTLSVQQWALAVAHKVTGGDLVTSDVGLPTATVLLVVVTVLATWYAGQRLRSLTLAGEE; from the coding sequence ATGTACGACCCCACAGTCGCCCGGCTCACTTATCGAGCCCTGCTCGGCCGCCGCCGAGCCCTCATCCTGAGTGCCCTGCCCGTCCTGCTGATCGTGATCGCCTCGGTGGTACGCCTGCTGACCGGCGCCGACGACCAGGTCGCCTCCGACGTCCTCGGCGGCTTCGCGATCGCCACGATGGTGCCGATCATCGGTGTCATCGCGGGCACCGGCGCGATCGGCCCCGAGATCGACGACGGCTCGGTGGTGTACCTGCTCGCCAAGCCCCTGAAGCGGCCCACGATCATCTTCACCAAGCTGATCGTCGCGGTGGCCGTCACCATGGCGTTCTCCGCGGTGCCGACCTTCATCGCCGGCATGATCCTCAACGGCAACGGCCAGCAGATCGCCGTCGCCTACACCGTGGCCGCCCTGGTCGCCTCGATCGCCTACGCGGCGATGTTCCTGCTCCTGGGAACCGTGACCCGGCACGCGGTGGTCCTCGGACTCGTCTACGCGCTCGTCTGGGAAGCCCTCTTCGGGTCGCTGGTCTCCGGAGCACGCACCCTCAGCGTCCAGCAGTGGGCGCTCGCCGTGGCCCACAAGGTCACCGGCGGGGACCTCGTCACCTCGGACGTGGGCCTGCCGACGGCGACGGTGCTGCTCGTCGTGGTCACCGTGCTCGCCACCTGGTACGCGGGGCAGAGGCTGCGGTCGCTGACCTTGGCGGGCGAGGAGTGA
- a CDS encoding SDR family oxidoreductase — MSLTGARERWVRTGGVELCVAELGDAAQPTVVLVHGYPDSKEVWSEVASRLAEHFHVVLYDVRGHGRSTAPQPLRGGFTLEKLTDDFLAVADAVSPDKPVHLVGHDWGSVQSWEFVTVKRTEGRIASFTSMSGPSLDHFGHWIKQRVKRPTPRRVGQLLGQGAKSWYVYLLHTPALPELAWRGPLGKRWPKILERVEKVPAGDYPTSSLTSDAAHGAWLYRDNVRARLSRPRADAYAHAPVQLITPLGDAFLSERLYDGLEQWAPQLVRRTIPAKHWIPRTRPDQLAAWITEFVHAGEGRRPLPTVSGKYADRFGGQLVLVTGAGSGIGRATAFAFAEAGARVIAVDRDAESAARTAELARLVGAPEAWAETVDVSDEQAMEKLAEKVAAEYGVVDVLVNNAGIGLSGSFFDTTAEDWKKVLDVNLWGVIHGCRLFGKQMAERGQGGHIVNTASAAAYQPSKALPAYSTSKAAVLMLSECLRAELAGQGIGVSAICPGFVNTNITSTAHFAGVDGDEEKRRQKKSARLYGLRNYPPEKVADAILRAVVRNQAVVPVTPEARGAHLMSRFAPRTLRAIARLEPPL; from the coding sequence GTGAGTCTCACGGGGGCGCGCGAGCGCTGGGTGCGGACGGGCGGAGTCGAGCTGTGTGTCGCCGAGTTGGGCGACGCGGCGCAGCCGACCGTGGTCCTCGTGCACGGCTATCCGGACAGCAAGGAGGTGTGGTCGGAGGTCGCCTCGCGCCTCGCCGAGCACTTCCATGTGGTGCTCTACGACGTGCGCGGGCACGGCAGGTCGACGGCGCCGCAGCCGTTGCGCGGCGGGTTCACGCTGGAGAAGCTGACGGACGACTTCCTGGCGGTCGCGGACGCGGTCAGCCCGGACAAGCCCGTACACCTGGTGGGTCACGACTGGGGTTCGGTGCAGTCGTGGGAGTTCGTCACGGTCAAGCGCACCGAGGGCCGGATCGCGTCCTTCACGTCGATGTCCGGGCCGTCCCTCGACCACTTCGGGCACTGGATCAAGCAGCGCGTGAAGCGCCCCACCCCCCGCCGGGTCGGTCAACTCCTCGGCCAGGGCGCCAAGTCCTGGTACGTGTACCTGCTGCACACGCCCGCGCTGCCCGAGCTGGCCTGGCGCGGCCCCCTCGGCAAGCGCTGGCCGAAGATCCTGGAGCGCGTCGAGAAGGTGCCCGCGGGCGACTATCCGACCTCGTCGCTGACCTCGGACGCGGCGCACGGCGCCTGGCTGTACCGGGACAACGTCCGGGCGCGGCTGAGCAGGCCGCGCGCCGACGCGTACGCCCACGCGCCCGTGCAGCTCATCACGCCTCTCGGTGACGCGTTCCTCTCGGAGCGGCTCTACGACGGGCTGGAACAGTGGGCCCCGCAGCTGGTGCGTCGAACGATCCCCGCCAAGCACTGGATCCCGCGCACGCGCCCCGACCAACTGGCCGCCTGGATCACGGAGTTCGTGCACGCGGGCGAGGGCCGCAGGCCCCTGCCGACGGTGAGCGGCAAGTACGCCGACCGGTTCGGCGGGCAGCTGGTGCTGGTCACCGGCGCGGGCAGCGGCATCGGGCGGGCCACCGCCTTCGCGTTCGCCGAGGCCGGCGCGCGCGTGATCGCCGTCGATCGCGACGCGGAGAGCGCGGCCCGTACCGCGGAGCTGGCGCGGCTGGTCGGCGCCCCGGAGGCCTGGGCGGAGACCGTCGACGTATCCGACGAGCAGGCCATGGAGAAGCTCGCCGAGAAGGTCGCCGCCGAGTACGGCGTGGTGGACGTGCTGGTGAACAACGCCGGGATCGGCCTGTCCGGGTCCTTCTTCGACACCACCGCGGAGGACTGGAAGAAGGTCCTCGACGTCAACCTGTGGGGCGTGATCCACGGCTGCCGGCTCTTCGGGAAGCAGATGGCCGAGCGCGGTCAGGGCGGCCACATCGTCAACACCGCCTCCGCGGCGGCGTATCAGCCTTCGAAGGCGCTGCCCGCCTACAGCACCTCCAAGGCGGCGGTCCTGATGCTCAGTGAGTGCCTGCGCGCGGAGTTGGCGGGCCAGGGCATCGGTGTCTCGGCGATATGCCCCGGCTTCGTGAACACCAACATCACCTCGACCGCGCACTTTGCGGGGGTCGACGGCGACGAGGAGAAGCGGCGCCAGAAGAAGTCCGCGCGGCTGTACGGGCTGCGCAACTACCCGCCGGAGAAGGTCGCCGACGCGATCCTGCGCGCGGTGGTCCGCAACCAGGCGGTGGTGCCCGTCACGCCGGAGGCGCGCGGCGCCCACCTCATGTCGCGCTTCGCGCCGAGGACGCTGCGCGCGATCGCCCGGCTGGAGCCGCCGCTGTGA
- the efeB gene encoding iron uptake transporter deferrochelatase/peroxidase subunit, with protein sequence MTDQSTPEVTPAAPKASLKGAVSSEASPKKAASENAPLQGGASAKGGVSRRRLLGTAGATGLALGAIGGAAGYAAAPSSEKAAPLTSLGTDEVMFHGKHQPGITEGLQAHGHLVAFDLAAGAGRKEAAALLRRWSTTAERLMTGEATGQDDTDIARDAGPSSLTVTFGFGHSFFARTGLEKQRPASLDPLPDFSSDHLDKARSNGDLWVQIGANDGLVAFHALRAIQKDAGSAARVRWQMNGFNRSPGATARPMTARNLMGQIDGTRNPKPSESDFDKRIFVPASGTSDPAWMANGSYAVVRRIRMLLDNWEKLSAQAQENVIGRKKADGAPLSGGTETTAMDLEKTGPDGKLVVPVDAHSRITRPDQNGGAAMLRRPFSFHDGIDADGMPDAGLLFVCWQADPLRGFVPVQRKLDRGDALSRFIRHESSGLFAVPGGAARGEYVGQRLLEG encoded by the coding sequence ATGACTGACCAGTCCACTCCGGAGGTCACTCCCGCGGCTCCAAAGGCCTCCCTGAAGGGAGCCGTTTCGTCCGAGGCCTCGCCCAAGAAGGCCGCTTCCGAAAACGCCCCTCTTCAAGGAGGTGCGTCCGCCAAGGGAGGCGTGTCGCGCCGACGACTGCTCGGCACGGCGGGGGCCACCGGTCTCGCCCTGGGGGCGATCGGCGGCGCCGCAGGCTACGCGGCAGCGCCCTCCTCCGAGAAAGCAGCCCCACTGACCTCGCTCGGCACGGACGAGGTGATGTTTCACGGGAAACATCAACCCGGCATCACCGAGGGCCTCCAGGCCCACGGCCACCTCGTCGCCTTCGACCTGGCCGCGGGCGCCGGTCGCAAGGAGGCGGCCGCGCTGCTGCGCCGCTGGTCGACGACGGCCGAGCGGCTGATGACGGGCGAGGCGACCGGACAGGACGACACGGACATCGCCCGCGACGCCGGACCTTCCTCCCTCACCGTCACCTTCGGCTTCGGCCACAGCTTCTTCGCGCGTACGGGACTGGAGAAGCAACGCCCGGCCTCCCTCGACCCGCTGCCCGACTTCTCCTCCGACCACCTCGACAAGGCGCGCAGCAACGGCGACCTGTGGGTACAGATCGGCGCGAACGACGGCCTGGTGGCCTTCCACGCCCTGCGCGCGATCCAGAAGGACGCGGGCAGCGCCGCCCGAGTGCGCTGGCAGATGAACGGCTTCAACCGCTCACCCGGCGCCACCGCCCGGCCGATGACCGCCCGCAACCTGATGGGCCAGATCGACGGCACCCGCAACCCCAAGCCGTCCGAGTCCGACTTCGACAAGCGGATCTTCGTGCCCGCCTCGGGCACGTCCGACCCGGCATGGATGGCGAACGGCTCGTACGCCGTCGTACGCCGCATCCGCATGCTCCTCGACAACTGGGAGAAGCTCTCGGCCCAGGCCCAGGAGAACGTCATCGGGCGGAAGAAGGCGGACGGGGCGCCGTTGTCCGGCGGCACCGAGACGACCGCGATGGACCTGGAGAAGACCGGCCCCGACGGCAAGCTCGTCGTCCCCGTCGACGCACACTCCCGCATCACCCGGCCCGACCAGAACGGCGGCGCCGCCATGCTGCGCCGCCCCTTCTCCTTCCACGACGGCATCGACGCGGACGGGATGCCCGACGCCGGACTGCTCTTCGTCTGCTGGCAGGCGGACCCGCTGCGCGGATTCGTCCCCGTGCAGCGCAAGCTCGACCGGGGCGACGCCCTGTCGCGGTTCATCCGGCACGAGTCGAGCGGACTGTTCGCGGTGCCGGGCGGGGCGGCGCGCGGGGAGTACGTGGGGCAGCGGCTGCTGGAGGGGTGA